Proteins found in one Brachyspira murdochii DSM 12563 genomic segment:
- the dxr gene encoding 1-deoxy-D-xylulose-5-phosphate reductoisomerase: MKKRILLLGATGSIGTNTCNVVRNFSSDFEIVGMSANSKIDILRTLCTEFNPKTVNISDKSAANIFKDYDCAESINIFDGSIADFVKHTDFDILVNALTGYAGFLPTVEAIKKGKTVALANKETLVVGGDIINELLKQNNAKLIPIDSEHSAIFQILNHFGKDALSKVIITASGGPFFRTPKEELKNVTVEMALKHPTWSMGSKITIDSATMMNKGFEVIEAHHLFNLDYDKIETIIHPQSLIHSMAEFVDGEIYAQIGKNDMCLPIQHALTYPEIRNTPFEKLKLYEHTELNFYKMDFDKFVMLKLAYECGKKGGLYPCVLNAANEICVYSFLEKRIGFTDIFDIVSKVCSRKINIPLTIDNIINMDSEIRKETRWIIDSMTK; encoded by the coding sequence ATGAAAAAAAGAATTCTTTTGTTAGGAGCTACTGGCTCTATAGGTACTAATACTTGTAATGTTGTTAGAAACTTCAGCAGTGATTTTGAAATAGTGGGAATGTCAGCAAATAGTAAAATAGATATCCTTAGAACTTTATGTACTGAGTTTAATCCCAAGACTGTAAATATATCTGATAAGAGTGCGGCAAATATTTTTAAAGATTATGACTGTGCAGAAAGTATAAATATTTTTGACGGAAGCATTGCTGATTTTGTAAAACATACTGATTTTGATATATTAGTAAATGCCTTAACTGGATATGCCGGATTTCTTCCTACAGTAGAGGCTATAAAGAAAGGAAAAACTGTCGCTTTGGCAAATAAAGAGACTTTGGTAGTAGGCGGAGATATTATAAATGAACTATTAAAACAGAATAATGCTAAATTAATACCTATAGACAGTGAGCATTCTGCTATATTTCAAATATTAAATCATTTTGGCAAAGATGCATTATCAAAAGTAATAATAACAGCTTCAGGAGGTCCTTTTTTTAGAACACCTAAAGAAGAGTTAAAAAATGTTACTGTAGAGATGGCATTAAAGCATCCAACTTGGTCAATGGGAAGTAAAATTACTATAGACAGTGCCACTATGATGAATAAGGGCTTTGAAGTGATAGAGGCACATCATTTATTTAATTTGGATTATGATAAGATAGAAACTATTATTCACCCGCAGAGTTTAATACATTCTATGGCAGAGTTTGTTGATGGGGAAATATATGCTCAAATAGGTAAAAATGACATGTGTCTTCCTATACAGCATGCACTTACTTATCCAGAAATAAGAAATACACCATTTGAAAAGTTAAAATTATATGAACATACTGAGCTTAATTTTTATAAAATGGATTTTGATAAATTTGTTATGCTTAAACTAGCCTATGAATGCGGTAAGAAAGGCGGACTTTATCCATGCGTACTTAATGCTGCAAATGAGATATGTGTTTATTCATTTTTAGAAAAAAGAATTGGTTTTACTGATATATTTGATATTGTTTCAAAGGTATGCAGTAGAAAAATAAATATACCATTAACTATAGATAATATTATCAATATGGACAGTGAAATAAGAAAAGAGACTAGATGGATAATAGATTCCATGACTAAATAA